The following are encoded together in the Campylobacter devanensis genome:
- a CDS encoding motility associated factor glycosyltransferase family protein has protein sequence MQNYDKEAEAQAFEEFQRELEARFKAEGTPSNFIKNIVALSAINFRLAKAVYDLKSNTKFDVFAGKTNLDINIINTELKEPIYTESPAAHTNAMLEKFKDEYALYPSLFFFGLGNGNFYTKLLQNQTHEKIIVFEPEIEIIFIAFNLCDFGADIFNERFIVAHPDYFRSGQMEVLCHYPAVVANIRNYDFHVYSDYYAKNYGQIAEKINKKLIELSSKMILNMGNDAYDNLLGIKHVVANMPHIYSGIQLKDIIELNQGKNKTAIIASTGPSLNKQIELLRKVAPHALILIPDASYHVLKINGIKPDFITTMERVEKTSEFFQSQPSQFDDNIIFIAASLTHPQTSKNLEGRNRTYAHRPIRFEFILKDEIPFMCKGPSSAHFALDMALRLKCERIIFIGQDLAFGKDGASHAKGNIFENYIKEDGTITINPNARQRPQTAIAYGGDGEVKTTDVWNFFRGYFESMMEPTHYDYAFKVYNATEGGARIHGMIEKPFSELVDEILAENSIKTVIKPEPISLEESKAVIKHQKALVENLIKYGLEKQKLCEELFKKISKAVENANRDISRGKEPHYPKFYELKERIDRFKNNFKNDEVFDTVYYHVASNFCIHQEMEFGELMVKPERTKNDKDKKIFEYVRQHGYYFFSLAGMIEAARDTMKESLQSWDEENKS, from the coding sequence ATGCAAAATTATGACAAAGAGGCTGAAGCACAGGCATTTGAAGAGTTTCAGCGTGAATTAGAGGCTAGATTTAAAGCCGAGGGTACTCCATCAAATTTTATAAAAAATATTGTAGCACTTAGTGCTATAAATTTTAGATTAGCAAAGGCTGTGTATGATTTAAAAAGCAATACTAAATTTGATGTATTTGCTGGTAAGACAAATTTGGATATAAATATAATAAATACCGAGCTTAAAGAGCCAATTTATACTGAGTCTCCAGCAGCTCATACAAATGCGATGTTGGAAAAATTTAAAGATGAATATGCACTATATCCATCGCTATTTTTCTTTGGACTTGGAAATGGAAATTTTTATACCAAATTACTACAAAACCAAACCCATGAAAAGATTATAGTATTTGAACCAGAGATTGAGATTATATTTATAGCATTTAATCTTTGTGATTTTGGTGCTGATATATTTAATGAGAGATTTATCGTGGCTCATCCAGATTATTTTAGAAGTGGTCAAATGGAAGTTTTATGCCATTACCCAGCAGTTGTAGCAAATATTAGAAATTATGATTTTCATGTTTATAGTGATTATTATGCTAAAAATTATGGCCAAATAGCAGAAAAAATCAATAAAAAACTTATAGAATTATCATCTAAAATGATTCTAAATATGGGTAATGATGCTTACGATAATTTACTTGGTATCAAACATGTTGTGGCAAATATGCCTCATATTTATAGTGGAATTCAGTTAAAAGATATAATTGAATTAAATCAAGGCAAAAATAAGACAGCTATAATAGCCTCTACTGGTCCAAGTCTAAATAAACAGATTGAGCTTTTAAGAAAGGTCGCACCACACGCATTAATTTTAATTCCAGATGCTTCATATCATGTGCTTAAGATAAATGGTATTAAGCCTGATTTTATAACTACAATGGAGAGAGTAGAGAAGACTAGCGAGTTTTTCCAAAGCCAGCCAAGTCAGTTTGATGATAATATAATATTTATAGCAGCATCTCTTACGCATCCCCAAACTAGCAAAAATTTAGAAGGGCGAAATCGCACTTATGCTCATAGGCCAATTAGATTTGAGTTTATCTTAAAAGATGAGATTCCATTTATGTGTAAAGGGCCTAGCTCAGCACACTTTGCTCTTGATATGGCTCTTAGACTTAAATGCGAAAGAATTATATTTATCGGTCAAGACCTTGCCTTTGGTAAAGATGGAGCTAGCCATGCTAAGGGAAATATATTTGAAAATTATATAAAAGAAGATGGTACTATAACAATTAATCCAAATGCTAGACAAAGACCACAAACTGCCATAGCGTACGGTGGAGATGGTGAAGTAAAAACTACTGATGTTTGGAATTTCTTCCGTGGGTATTTTGAATCTATGATGGAGCCAACTCATTATGATTATGCATTTAAAGTCTATAACGCTACTGAAGGTGGAGCTAGAATTCATGGAATGATAGAAAAGCCATTTAGTGAATTAGTAGATGAAATATTGGCCGAAAATAGTATTAAAACAGTAATCAAGCCTGAGCCAATTAGTCTTGAAGAATCAAAAGCAGTAATAAAACATCAAAAGGCATTAGTAGAAAATCTGATCAAATATGGTCTAGAAAAGCAAAAGCTTTGTGAAGAGTTATTTAAAAAGATTAGCAAAGCTGTAGAAAATGCTAATCGTGATATCTCTCGTGGCAAAGAGCCTCATTATCCTAAATTTTATGAATTAAAAGAGAGAATTGATAGATTTAAAAATAACTTTAAGAACGATGAGGTTTTTGATACTGTTTATTACCATGTAGCAAGTAACTTTTGTATTCATCAAGAGATGGAATTTGGCGAATTAATGGTAAAACCTGAACGCACCAAAAATGATAAAGATAAAAAGATATTTGAGTATGTAAGGCAGCATGGATACTATTTCTTTAGTCTTGCTGGAATGATTGAAGCTGCTAGAGATACAATGAAAGAGTCACTGCAAAGCTGGGATGAAGAGAATAAATCCTAG
- the nth gene encoding endonuclease III, protein MRSKKDINEIKALFLEHFSGAKTELNFKNLYELLVAVMLSAQCTDKRVNLITPALFEAYPDAHSLAKANLSSLKLLINSCSFFNNKAINLIKMANSVISEFGGEIPLDEKSLVKLAGVGQKTAHVVLIEYQNANLMAVDTHVFRVSHRLGLSKAKTPEATEIDLVKAFKTELNTLHQAMVLHGRYTCKALKPKCNECFLNHICKAKI, encoded by the coding sequence ATGAGAAGTAAAAAAGATATAAATGAGATAAAAGCGCTATTTTTAGAGCATTTTAGCGGAGCAAAGACTGAGTTAAATTTTAAAAATCTATATGAGCTTTTAGTAGCTGTAATGCTCTCAGCCCAATGCACTGATAAAAGAGTAAATTTAATCACACCAGCACTATTTGAGGCTTATCCAGACGCACATTCACTTGCTAAAGCAAATTTATCAAGTCTAAAACTGCTAATAAATAGTTGTAGCTTTTTTAACAATAAGGCTATAAATTTAATCAAAATGGCAAATTCAGTTATTAGCGAATTTGGCGGAGAGATTCCATTAGATGAAAAAAGCTTAGTAAAACTTGCTGGCGTAGGACAAAAGACAGCTCATGTAGTACTTATTGAGTATCAAAATGCAAATTTAATGGCAGTTGATACCCATGTTTTTCGTGTCTCGCATAGACTTGGGCTTAGCAAAGCTAAAACGCCAGAAGCTACTGAGATAGATTTGGTTAAAGCTTTTAAAACTGAGCTTAATACTTTACATCAAGCAATGGTACTACATGGACGCTACACATGCAAAGCACTCAAACCAAAGTGTAATGAGTGCTTTTTAAATCACATTTGCAAGGCTAAAATTTAG
- a CDS encoding peptidylprolyl isomerase, whose amino-acid sequence MKKGLFLALSLAATMSLNAAVLATVNGEEITDKDLAPLLGAHGADFDKIPDQMKKQLIDMAINGQLILEQAKKDGVEKTKEYKEALEFSQDNVLRNVWTQNEYKKVKISEADVKAFYDKNKDTIFVSPAQTKAKHILVGTQKEAEDIIAQLKGLKGDALTAKFSELAKTKSIDKGSAMNGGELGWFDESRMVPSFSKAAFALKNGTITIKPVKSEFGYHVILKEDSKAKTTVSYDKVKKNIEEQLRSEKFRTVMQDKMNELRQGAKIEYK is encoded by the coding sequence ATGAAAAAAGGTCTATTTCTAGCTCTTAGCTTAGCTGCTACTATGAGTTTAAATGCAGCGGTTTTAGCAACTGTAAATGGTGAGGAGATTACTGATAAAGATTTAGCTCCACTACTTGGTGCGCATGGTGCAGATTTTGATAAAATTCCAGATCAAATGAAAAAACAATTAATAGATATGGCTATTAATGGTCAATTGATTTTAGAACAAGCTAAAAAAGATGGTGTTGAAAAAACAAAAGAGTATAAAGAAGCTCTTGAATTTAGCCAAGACAATGTTTTAAGAAATGTTTGGACACAAAATGAATATAAAAAAGTAAAAATCTCTGAAGCTGATGTAAAAGCATTTTATGATAAAAATAAAGATACAATTTTTGTCAGTCCAGCTCAAACAAAAGCAAAACATATCTTAGTGGGTACTCAAAAAGAGGCTGAAGATATAATCGCACAGCTAAAAGGTTTAAAAGGTGATGCACTAACAGCTAAATTTAGCGAACTAGCTAAAACTAAATCAATAGACAAAGGTAGTGCTATGAATGGTGGCGAGCTAGGTTGGTTTGATGAGTCTAGAATGGTTCCTTCATTTAGCAAGGCTGCATTTGCTCTAAAAAATGGAACAATCACTATAAAACCAGTTAAGAGTGAATTTGGATATCATGTAATCTTAAAAGAGGATTCAAAAGCTAAAACAACAGTATCATATGATAAAGTTAAAAAGAACATAGAAGAGCAATTAAGAAGTGAAAAATTTAGAACTGTAATGCAAGACAAAATGAACGAACTAAGACAAGGTGCAAAAATAGAATACAAATAA
- the fbaA gene encoding class II fructose-bisphosphate aldolase, translated as MGVTNIVKPGVVWGEDLSKLYEYAKSEGFAIPAVNVVGSHSINAVMEAAKKANSPVIVQFSNGGASYYAGKACPNGDVLGAIAGAKQVHLLAQAYGIPVVLHTDHAARKLLPWIDSLIEASRENIKSCKVPLFSSHMLDLSEEPLEENLATCQEYLKTLSDIGIALEIELGVTGGEEDGVDNTNVDNALLYTQPEDVAIAYERLGKISDKFSIAASFGNVHGVYKPGNVVLRPEILKNSQEYIKSKFNTSSNKPVNFVFHGGSGSELADIKAAVSYGVIKMNIDTDTQWAFWDGVRGYEAKNHDYLQGQIGNPEGSDKPNKKYYDPRKWLREGEESMVKRLLEAFEDLNCINKN; from the coding sequence ATGGGAGTAACAAATATCGTTAAACCTGGCGTAGTCTGGGGTGAGGATCTTAGCAAGTTATATGAGTATGCTAAAAGTGAAGGCTTTGCAATTCCAGCAGTTAATGTCGTAGGAAGTCACTCTATAAATGCAGTAATGGAAGCAGCCAAAAAAGCAAATTCGCCTGTTATAGTACAATTTAGTAATGGCGGCGCAAGCTATTACGCTGGTAAGGCTTGCCCAAATGGTGATGTACTTGGTGCTATAGCTGGAGCTAAACAGGTTCATCTACTAGCTCAAGCATATGGAATTCCTGTGGTTTTACATACTGATCATGCTGCTAGAAAGCTTTTACCGTGGATTGATTCTCTTATAGAGGCTAGTCGCGAAAATATTAAAAGTTGCAAAGTTCCTTTATTTAGCTCACATATGCTAGATCTAAGCGAAGAGCCATTAGAAGAGAATTTGGCTACTTGTCAAGAGTATTTAAAAACTCTAAGCGACATTGGCATAGCACTTGAGATTGAACTTGGTGTAACTGGCGGTGAAGAAGATGGCGTAGATAATACAAATGTAGATAATGCGCTTTTATACACTCAGCCTGAAGATGTAGCCATAGCATACGAAAGACTTGGCAAGATTAGTGATAAATTTAGCATAGCTGCAAGTTTTGGTAATGTGCATGGTGTCTATAAACCAGGTAATGTTGTGCTTCGTCCAGAGATTCTTAAAAATTCTCAAGAGTATATTAAGAGTAAATTTAATACATCTAGCAATAAACCAGTAAATTTTGTATTTCATGGTGGCAGCGGTAGCGAGTTAGCTGATATTAAAGCAGCAGTAAGCTACGGTGTGATTAAGATGAATATCGATACTGATACTCAATGGGCTTTTTGGGATGGTGTGCGTGGATATGAGGCTAAAAATCATGACTATTTACAAGGTCAAATAGGAAACCCAGAAGGTAGCGATAAGCCAAATAAAAAATACTATGATCCTAGAAAATGGCTAAGAGAAGGCGAAGAAAGTATGGTAAAAAGACTTTTAGAAGCTTTTGAGGATTTAAACTGTATTAATAAAAATTAA
- a CDS encoding MotA/TolQ/ExbB proton channel family protein, with translation MEKESELGEIYLPESGNRQSKFVYFKIVLVPILVYIMCILCYFDIIKFKVGLDIVIIMGLMLVVALAFARHSAELGCCLFEQKKDIFKKELKNYIIKTLLTIGKERKSNGSFDEFASRYSKDVRNDNFATVATGVFPMLGVFGTFVSIGISMPVLSSADMLSLESEITQLFAGIGASFYLCAYGIFLALWWIFFERYGISRFERLIARQKNATMSFFWTSDEIQKRYMQETLGSFEKIGVIFDYVSKQEFFKELDNVVQKKFDNFTKLLQTEEEAVKVSGEHIKQTMDMLIRSQRDQKDMIKIHAEIINVLNLFNSNIKELQIRWSESYARLQSISDEKVAKLDKTVYNLGMNIIKFERSLEEFSVNILEKQQLALDGFKIAIVDGMQAFKDAFDEESVGKDSSTVIVEELKKSIQEIDNEANIALEMLEKTDFETILKSDEEESKSSDEKKD, from the coding sequence ATGGAAAAAGAGAGCGAACTTGGCGAGATATATCTGCCTGAAAGCGGAAATAGACAGAGTAAATTTGTATATTTTAAAATTGTATTAGTACCTATTTTGGTATATATAATGTGTATACTGTGCTATTTTGATATTATAAAATTTAAAGTTGGACTTGATATTGTTATTATTATGGGACTTATGCTTGTTGTAGCATTAGCTTTTGCTAGACATAGTGCTGAGCTTGGGTGTTGCCTATTTGAACAAAAAAAAGATATATTTAAAAAAGAGCTAAAAAATTATATCATTAAAACTCTACTTACAATTGGTAAGGAGAGAAAGTCAAATGGCAGCTTTGATGAATTTGCTTCTAGATACTCTAAAGATGTGCGAAATGACAACTTTGCAACTGTGGCGACTGGAGTTTTTCCTATGCTTGGAGTTTTTGGGACATTTGTGAGTATTGGGATATCTATGCCGGTTTTAAGCTCAGCTGATATGCTTAGTTTAGAGAGCGAGATTACTCAATTATTTGCAGGTATTGGGGCATCTTTTTATTTGTGTGCTTATGGGATATTTTTAGCGCTTTGGTGGATATTTTTTGAGCGATATGGCATTAGTAGATTTGAGAGACTAATTGCTAGACAAAAGAATGCTACGATGTCGTTTTTTTGGACTTCTGATGAGATTCAAAAAAGATATATGCAAGAGACATTAGGTAGCTTTGAGAAAATTGGAGTAATATTTGATTATGTTAGTAAACAAGAATTTTTCAAAGAGCTTGATAATGTTGTGCAGAAAAAATTTGATAATTTTACTAAGCTTTTACAGACTGAAGAGGAAGCTGTAAAAGTAAGTGGTGAGCATATTAAACAGACAATGGATATGCTAATAAGATCACAAAGAGATCAAAAAGATATGATTAAGATTCATGCTGAAATTATTAATGTTTTAAATTTATTCAATAGCAATATAAAAGAGTTACAAATTAGATGGAGCGAGAGTTATGCAAGGCTGCAAAGCATTAGCGATGAGAAAGTTGCAAAGCTTGATAAAACTGTTTATAATCTAGGTATGAATATCATCAAATTTGAAAGATCGCTAGAGGAGTTTAGTGTAAATATTCTTGAGAAGCAGCAGCTTGCTTTAGATGGGTTTAAGATTGCTATTGTCGATGGTATGCAAGCATTTAAAGATGCATTTGATGAGGAGAGCGTAGGTAAAGATAGTAGTACTGTTATTGTTGAAGAGCTTAAAAAAAGTATCCAAGAGATAGATAATGAAGCAAATATCGCCCTAGAGATGCTAGAAAAAACTGACTTTGAAACCATCTTAAAATCAGATGAAGAAGAATCAAAATCAAGTGATGAGAAGAAAGATTGA
- a CDS encoding OmpA family protein, producing MRINISNDERSSFWLSYIGLITGLFFIFVLVVGVVVVRYSISASNLAYLQKDLNDNIASLNAANKELNKKHESIKSFIEQLKSNPDSNNIEQLYLNLNKELSKATSTINNSLDVISLKNDELTAHINKQEELINDLNNQINQRDIQIDAIENDLQNYKSSLENYTKIRENIALSLKSKLVNIAQIDPKTAEITMDAAKIFNINSSVIRDDAKFDLRRIFKVYLDHMLSSEVVQNINKIIIECHTDSDGGYMHNLDLSQKRALEIMKFAYAIYKNESLSRYLVAIGKSNSEPILKDGLEDPVASFRIKIKFDLQDPKYFIDKVLNQRVN from the coding sequence ATGAGAATTAATATATCAAATGATGAGAGATCAAGCTTTTGGCTTAGCTATATTGGACTTATAACAGGGTTATTTTTTATCTTTGTTTTAGTAGTTGGGGTAGTAGTTGTACGATACTCCATCTCTGCTTCAAATTTAGCATACCTCCAAAAGGATTTAAATGATAATATCGCTTCTTTAAATGCTGCAAATAAGGAGTTAAATAAAAAGCACGAGAGCATTAAAAGCTTTATTGAGCAACTAAAATCAAATCCTGATAGTAATAATATTGAGCAGCTTTATTTAAATTTAAATAAAGAACTAAGTAAAGCAACATCAACTATAAATAATAGCTTGGATGTGATTAGTTTAAAAAATGATGAACTAACAGCACATATTAATAAGCAAGAGGAGTTAATAAACGATCTAAATAATCAAATCAATCAGCGAGATATTCAAATAGATGCTATTGAAAACGACTTACAAAATTATAAAAGCAGCTTAGAAAACTATACAAAAATTAGAGAAAATATCGCTTTATCTCTTAAGTCCAAGCTAGTAAATATAGCGCAGATAGATCCTAAAACTGCTGAGATTACTATGGATGCAGCAAAGATTTTTAACATTAACTCATCAGTTATTAGGGATGATGCCAAATTTGACCTACGTCGAATTTTTAAGGTATATTTAGATCATATGCTAAGTTCTGAAGTAGTGCAAAATATCAATAAAATTATCATTGAATGTCATACAGATAGCGATGGTGGATATATGCATAATCTAGATTTATCCCAAAAACGAGCGTTAGAGATTATGAAATTTGCCTACGCAATTTATAAAAATGAAAGTTTAAGTAGATATTTGGTTGCTATTGGAAAAAGTAATAGTGAGCCAATATTAAAAGATGGTCTAGAAGACCCAGTAGCAAGCTTTAGGATAAAAATTAAATTTGATTTACAAGATCCTAAATATTTCATTGATAAGGTTTTAAATCAGCGTGTCAATTGA
- a CDS encoding 1-aminocyclopropane-1-carboxylate deaminase, giving the protein MSIEPIYFRGRRFWVLRDDLIGGEFNGNKARKLAFLLNSNLNHINRIISYGSSQSNAMYSISLLAKMRGVKFIYFTNHICDFLLNNPCGNYAYALKNGMDIKISANPSKSAQDECKSSTDLFIPEGVAMREAELGFKEQAKIIMDFAKKNGIKFDIFLPSGTGCSAAFLAKNLNDMSVWSVPCVGDAKYLKEQISTLDPFNKVKILNPPKKYHFGKLYLEIYEIYKELLDSNIEFELLYDGVGWLTLMNNLDKFQNEILYIHQGGILGNITLLDRYKRKFN; this is encoded by the coding sequence GTGTCAATTGAACCAATCTACTTTAGAGGGCGTAGATTTTGGGTTTTGCGAGATGATTTAATAGGTGGCGAGTTTAATGGTAATAAAGCTAGAAAGCTTGCCTTTTTGCTAAACTCAAATTTAAACCACATAAATCGCATAATTTCATATGGCTCAAGCCAGTCAAATGCTATGTATTCTATTAGTCTTTTGGCTAAAATGCGTGGAGTTAAATTTATATATTTTACCAATCATATTTGTGATTTTTTATTAAATAATCCATGTGGAAATTATGCTTACGCATTAAAAAATGGTATGGATATTAAAATAAGTGCTAACCCATCAAAATCAGCTCAAGATGAATGTAAATCAAGCACAGATCTTTTCATTCCTGAGGGTGTAGCAATGCGCGAAGCCGAGCTTGGATTTAAAGAACAAGCTAAGATAATTATGGATTTTGCCAAAAAAAATGGCATAAAATTTGATATATTTTTGCCTAGTGGGACAGGGTGTAGTGCGGCATTTTTAGCTAAAAATTTAAATGATATGTCTGTTTGGAGCGTGCCTTGTGTAGGCGATGCGAAGTATTTAAAAGAGCAAATTTCAACCCTTGATCCATTTAATAAGGTTAAGATATTAAATCCACCTAAAAAATATCATTTTGGTAAGTTGTATCTTGAAATTTATGAGATATATAAAGAGCTTTTAGATAGCAATATAGAGTTTGAATTACTGTATGATGGAGTAGGGTGGCTTACTTTGATGAATAATTTAGATAAATTTCAAAATGAAATTTTATACATTCATCAGGGTGGAATATTAGGAAATATTACGCTTTTAGATAGGTATAAACGAAAATTTAATTAA
- a CDS encoding DUF2325 domain-containing protein, protein MSVLVIGADEIAPIRAVLQGLGVSKIEHWDARNENRVNRKPIPQEVECVVMLTSFLNHNTMKKIKTQAKKRNIKLVCAKRSVSCVYCEYCKVFGLDREFKCER, encoded by the coding sequence ATGTCAGTATTAGTAATAGGCGCAGATGAGATAGCACCGATTAGGGCAGTTTTACAAGGTTTAGGCGTTAGCAAGATAGAGCATTGGGATGCGAGAAACGAAAATAGAGTAAATCGCAAACCCATACCTCAAGAGGTAGAATGCGTTGTAATGCTAACTAGTTTTTTAAATCATAACACGATGAAAAAGATAAAAACTCAAGCCAAAAAACGCAATATCAAGCTAGTTTGCGCTAAAAGAAGCGTGAGTTGTGTATATTGCGAATATTGTAAAGTTTTTGGCTTAGATCGTGAATTTAAATGTGAAAGGTAA
- the fldA gene encoding flavodoxin FldA: MTAVIFGSSMGNAEEAANKIAANLGIDTVLNISETSADEINEFDKLIIGSSTWGSGDLQDDMDAFDFSELNLSGKTVALFGVGDSSSYDDTYCDALGILFEKCTELGANIVGATEAPKYDFTESRAARDGGFVGLALDFDNHGDEVDSRISNWCDQIRANFS; this comes from the coding sequence ATGACAGCAGTAATTTTTGGTAGTTCAATGGGAAACGCAGAAGAAGCAGCGAATAAAATCGCAGCAAATTTAGGTATCGATACAGTTTTGAATATATCTGAGACTTCAGCAGATGAGATTAATGAATTTGATAAATTAATAATCGGCTCATCAACTTGGGGTAGCGGTGATTTACAAGATGATATGGATGCTTTTGACTTTTCTGAGCTAAATTTAAGTGGCAAAACAGTTGCTCTATTTGGCGTTGGTGATAGCTCTAGCTATGATGATACATATTGCGATGCTTTGGGTATTTTGTTTGAAAAATGCACAGAATTAGGCGCAAATATCGTAGGTGCCACAGAGGCTCCAAAATATGATTTTACAGAGTCAAGAGCAGCTAGAGATGGCGGATTTGTGGGCTTAGCACTTGATTTTGACAACCATGGTGATGAAGTAGATTCTAGAATTTCAAATTGGTGCGACCAAATCAGAGCAAATTTCAGCTAA
- the luxS gene encoding S-ribosylhomocysteine lyase gives MPLLDSFCVDHTIMNAPGVRLAKVMKTPKGDDISVFDLRFCKPNVDILPERGIHTLEHLFAGFMRDHLNSNSVEIIDISPMGCRTGFYMSLIGTPKIDDVIEAWRLSMHDILSVKSQSDIPELNKFQCGTYKMHSLDEAKEIAQNILNSGISRIDNEAIKLDLNKIK, from the coding sequence ATGCCATTACTTGATAGTTTTTGCGTAGATCATACTATTATGAACGCCCCAGGCGTTAGACTTGCTAAGGTGATGAAAACCCCAAAAGGCGATGATATTAGTGTTTTTGATTTAAGATTTTGTAAGCCAAATGTAGATATCTTGCCAGAGCGTGGAATTCACACACTAGAGCATCTTTTTGCGGGTTTTATGAGAGATCATCTAAATTCAAATAGTGTTGAAATCATAGATATATCGCCGATGGGTTGTAGGACGGGATTTTATATGAGTCTCATCGGAACGCCTAAAATAGATGATGTTATCGAGGCTTGGCGACTATCTATGCATGATATCCTATCTGTAAAAAGTCAAAGCGATATCCCAGAATTAAACAAATTTCAATGTGGAACATACAAAATGCACTCTCTAGATGAAGCCAAAGAGATAGCGCAAAATATCTTAAATTCAGGCATTAGCCGCATCGATAATGAAGCTATAAAATTAGATCTTAATAAAATTAAGTAA
- a CDS encoding GIY-YIG nuclease family protein, translated as MIKAEFSGYDNVNVSWRELESLIETPAWKTALENQKAVYLIVDTKTGKKYVGSAYGDNMLLGRWRNYIANRHGGNKLLKPLDFEYIKENFKYSILEIFKSSIDDEIIINRESFWKEVLLTRTDFGYNGN; from the coding sequence GTGATAAAAGCAGAATTCTCAGGCTATGATAATGTAAATGTAAGTTGGAGAGAGCTTGAAAGCCTTATAGAAACACCTGCATGGAAAACAGCCTTAGAAAATCAAAAAGCTGTGTACCTAATAGTAGATACAAAAACTGGAAAAAAATATGTTGGCTCAGCGTATGGTGATAATATGTTGCTTGGGCGTTGGCGTAACTATATAGCAAATAGGCATGGCGGAAATAAGCTTTTAAAGCCATTAGATTTTGAGTATATAAAAGAAAACTTTAAATATTCAATTTTAGAGATTTTTAAATCTAGCATAGATGATGAAATAATAATAAATAGAGAAAGCTTTTGGAAAGAAGTTTTATTAACTCGCACAGACTTCGGCTATAACGGCAATTAA
- a CDS encoding SMI1/KNR4 family protein, producing the protein MEWKYVKNTTIDRILEVEKQYNIKLPEDLKQCILSYNNGRPSYNIFDTQKTKNRTIKKLLSYNKEDKENIFTFANIIGEENKNCFPIAIDEFGNFICLQDNKIVLWLHETASVEFIANSFNEFLELLHK; encoded by the coding sequence ATGGAATGGAAATATGTAAAAAATACGACTATTGATAGAATTTTGGAAGTTGAAAAACAATATAATATCAAATTGCCAGAAGATTTGAAGCAGTGCATCTTAAGCTATAATAATGGTCGTCCTAGTTATAATATTTTTGATACACAAAAAACAAAGAATAGAACAATAAAAAAACTTCTTTCTTACAATAAAGAAGACAAAGAAAATATTTTCACTTTTGCTAATATTATTGGAGAAGAAAACAAAAATTGTTTCCCTATCGCAATTGATGAGTTTGGTAATTTTATCTGCCTGCAAGATAATAAGATAGTATTGTGGTTGCATGAAACAGCTAGTGTAGAGTTTATAGCAAATTCTTTTAATGAATTTTTGGAGCTTTTGCACAAATAA
- a CDS encoding HNH endonuclease, with translation MMVEIAKAALKTIETPSSFNPDKILDSNKELTKNFNETGNKKSFNPDKMLESNEKNCIKCRNEDLAGQEHPQTGVPFKEKTVTDENGNEIKGVFPEFKSVFDAQLPDELEQASDSEQFKECNKQLQEAIENVPELASKFTDEQLEQVKNGDTPDGYTWHHNEEKGKMQLVDSEIHAKTGHTGGKVIWGGGSENR, from the coding sequence ATGATGGTGGAAATAGCCAAAGCTGCTCTTAAAACCATTGAGACCCCTAGCTCTTTTAATCCTGATAAAATATTAGACTCAAATAAGGAATTAACAAAAAACTTTAATGAAACAGGTAACAAAAAGAGTTTTAATCCGGATAAAATGTTGGAGTCGAATGAAAAAAACTGTATAAAATGTCGCAATGAAGATTTGGCTGGGCAAGAACATCCTCAAACTGGTGTACCCTTTAAGGAAAAAACAGTTACTGATGAAAATGGCAATGAAATAAAAGGTGTTTTCCCTGAATTTAAATCTGTATTTGATGCTCAATTGCCTGATGAGTTAGAACAAGCTAGCGATAGCGAGCAATTTAAAGAGTGTAATAAGCAGTTGCAAGAAGCTATAGAAAATGTTCCAGAATTAGCCAGTAAGTTTACTGATGAACAGCTTGAGCAGGTCAAAAATGGGGATACACCTGATGGCTACACTTGGCATCATAATGAAGAAAAAGGTAAAATGCAGTTAGTGGATTCTGAAATACATGCCAAAACAGGACACACCGGCGGTAAAGTTATTTGGGGTGGTGGTTCTGAAAATAGATAA